Proteins encoded by one window of Tunturibacter psychrotolerans:
- a CDS encoding sodium:solute symporter family protein → MNLDIALIASMTLMNRQLTHLAPIDILILALYFVLVIFIGFYVKGSTNTSEEFFLAGREMTAWIAGLSFVSANLGSLELMGWAGAAYQYGMLAMHWYWIGAIPAMLFLGVVMMPFYYISKTHSVPGYLQLRFGEGSRGLSAISFGFMTILMSGVNMYSMALVMKVVLGWNISFSIWVGAVTVAVYVMLGGLRSAIINEVLQFVLIWAGAALIPILGLVEAGGWVNLKAQIAQNVGSSDYTHLWTTLGHFRDNPMGVHWTGIVFGLGFVISFGYWTTDFLVVQRVLSANNLRAAKMAPIIGAAFKMAVPLIVIVPGLLALAVLKNPDGSILHLVGENAVNAQHPYSYNEVLPLMLIRYCGPGLLGLGITALIAGFMSGMAGNVSAFSTVWTYDIYGAFINKRASDKHYVSMGRWSTVVGMLISIGTAYLVANAASIMDYVQALFSFFIAPLFGTVVLGMLWKGATRAGGFWGLLAGTVSSIGMWLYTTYGGAAALSRIALSVDARPMAENLYRALWSWIICVVVTVAVSYCTEATPVAKLSGLVYGATTLPDDGAEGLWQKPTFWAVVVIVIFFILNIVFF, encoded by the coding sequence ATGAATTTGGACATAGCTCTTATCGCCTCTATGACCCTTATGAATCGTCAGCTCACGCATCTCGCGCCGATCGACATTCTGATCCTCGCGCTGTACTTCGTACTCGTGATCTTCATCGGTTTTTATGTGAAGGGGTCTACGAATACCAGTGAGGAGTTCTTCCTCGCGGGCCGTGAGATGACGGCGTGGATTGCCGGGCTAAGCTTCGTTTCGGCCAACCTCGGCTCGCTGGAGTTGATGGGCTGGGCAGGCGCGGCCTACCAGTACGGCATGCTGGCGATGCATTGGTATTGGATAGGCGCGATCCCGGCCATGCTCTTTCTGGGCGTCGTGATGATGCCTTTTTATTACATCTCCAAGACACACTCCGTGCCTGGGTATCTGCAGCTTCGCTTTGGCGAGGGCTCTCGGGGGCTTAGCGCGATCAGTTTCGGTTTCATGACCATTCTGATGTCTGGGGTCAACATGTATTCGATGGCCCTGGTGATGAAGGTTGTTCTCGGCTGGAATATAAGCTTTTCGATCTGGGTTGGCGCGGTCACGGTCGCGGTCTACGTTATGCTGGGCGGCCTGCGATCCGCGATCATCAATGAAGTCCTTCAGTTCGTACTGATCTGGGCGGGAGCGGCGCTGATTCCGATCCTCGGCCTGGTCGAGGCTGGAGGATGGGTAAACCTGAAGGCCCAGATCGCGCAGAATGTCGGATCTTCCGATTACACGCACCTGTGGACCACGCTGGGCCACTTCCGAGACAATCCGATGGGCGTCCACTGGACCGGTATCGTCTTCGGCCTGGGATTTGTGATCAGCTTCGGGTACTGGACCACTGACTTTCTAGTGGTGCAACGCGTGCTTTCTGCCAACAACCTGCGCGCCGCCAAGATGGCTCCAATCATTGGAGCAGCGTTCAAGATGGCTGTTCCTTTAATCGTGATCGTACCGGGCCTGCTTGCGCTGGCGGTGCTCAAGAACCCTGACGGCTCAATCCTCCACCTGGTCGGGGAGAATGCAGTCAACGCACAACACCCCTACAGTTATAACGAGGTGCTTCCTCTGATGCTGATCCGCTACTGTGGACCTGGCCTGCTGGGGCTTGGAATCACAGCTTTGATTGCGGGTTTCATGAGCGGGATGGCCGGAAATGTTAGCGCCTTCTCTACGGTCTGGACCTATGACATCTATGGCGCCTTTATCAACAAGAGGGCTTCCGACAAGCACTATGTTTCGATGGGCCGATGGTCGACGGTGGTTGGGATGTTGATTTCGATCGGCACCGCGTACCTGGTTGCCAACGCCGCATCGATCATGGACTACGTTCAGGCGCTGTTCAGCTTCTTCATCGCCCCTCTATTTGGCACCGTGGTGCTGGGCATGCTGTGGAAGGGGGCGACTCGGGCCGGAGGCTTCTGGGGACTGCTCGCCGGAACCGTCAGTTCGATCGGAATGTGGCTTTATACGACTTATGGCGGAGCGGCAGCGCTCAGCCGTATCGCGCTCTCGGTCGATGCTCGACCCATGGCGGAAAATCTGTATCGGGCTCTGTGGAGCTGGATCATCTGTGTCGTTGTGACGGTGGCAGTGAGTTATTGCACAGAAGCTACACCTGTCGCTAAGCTCTCGGGTCTGGTTTATGGCGCTACCACTCTCCCAGACGACGGTGCGGAGGGTCTGTGGCAGAAGCCGACCTTCTGGGCGGTCGTGGTTATCGTGATCTTTTTCATTCTCAATATCGTTTTTTTCTAG
- the araA gene encoding L-arabinose isomerase, whose translation MNNFEGLEIWFVTGSQHLYGPEALARVAENSQKVAESLSAEDSIPFKVVFKPVLTTAEEVRGLCREANNAEKCIGLVLWMHTFSPAKMWISGLSSLVKPILHFHTQFNRELPWSSIDMDFMNLNQAAHGDREFGFITARLRLARKVVVGFWQDPETIAEIAAWTRAAAGWHESQNLKVARFGDNMREVAVTEGNKVSAEVQLGYSVNGYGVGDLVVRMNEVTDAEVDRLVAEYRESYSIAKEHDRIDALREAARIELGLRAFLEDGNFGAFTDTFQDLHGIGQLPGIATQRLMADGYGFGGEGDWKTAALVRTMKVMAHALPGGTSFMEDYTYDFSGTPKVLGSHMLEVCPSIAAGKPSLEVHPLGIGGKADPVRLVFTAPSGPAVVASMIDIGDRFRLIVNEVDVVQPDEPLPKLPVARAVWLPKPSLKVAAAAWIYAGGAHHTGFSQALTTEHMEDFAEIGGIELIVIDAETRLRELRRQLR comes from the coding sequence ATGAATAATTTTGAGGGTCTTGAAATATGGTTTGTGACTGGGAGCCAGCATCTTTATGGTCCCGAAGCGCTGGCCCGGGTAGCAGAGAACTCGCAGAAGGTTGCTGAGTCTCTGAGCGCAGAAGATTCGATCCCGTTCAAGGTCGTGTTCAAACCCGTTCTCACGACGGCAGAGGAGGTGCGCGGGCTCTGCCGAGAGGCGAATAACGCGGAGAAATGCATTGGGCTCGTTCTGTGGATGCACACTTTTTCTCCGGCAAAGATGTGGATCTCGGGCCTGAGTTCGCTTGTCAAACCGATCCTGCACTTTCACACACAGTTCAACCGTGAGCTTCCTTGGTCCTCCATCGATATGGACTTCATGAATCTGAATCAGGCGGCCCATGGAGACCGTGAGTTCGGATTCATTACTGCGCGTCTACGGCTGGCACGCAAGGTGGTGGTCGGCTTCTGGCAGGATCCGGAGACGATCGCGGAGATCGCTGCATGGACGCGGGCCGCTGCGGGCTGGCACGAATCCCAGAATCTGAAGGTGGCTCGCTTCGGTGACAATATGCGCGAGGTTGCGGTGACAGAGGGCAACAAGGTCTCCGCGGAGGTACAACTTGGGTATAGCGTGAACGGGTATGGCGTGGGCGATCTCGTTGTGCGGATGAACGAGGTTACAGACGCTGAGGTGGACAGGCTGGTCGCGGAGTACCGTGAGTCCTATTCGATAGCGAAGGAACATGACAGGATCGATGCGTTGCGCGAGGCGGCCAGGATTGAGTTAGGTCTTCGTGCTTTTCTCGAAGACGGTAACTTTGGCGCCTTTACCGATACCTTCCAGGATCTGCATGGGATTGGACAACTTCCTGGAATTGCGACACAACGTCTGATGGCTGACGGTTATGGGTTCGGCGGTGAGGGAGACTGGAAGACCGCAGCCCTGGTTCGCACGATGAAGGTGATGGCTCATGCGCTGCCGGGTGGCACGTCCTTTATGGAGGATTACACGTACGATTTCAGCGGAACTCCGAAGGTTCTTGGATCGCACATGCTGGAGGTGTGCCCATCGATTGCGGCAGGGAAGCCATCGCTTGAGGTACATCCTCTTGGGATTGGCGGGAAGGCCGATCCGGTGAGGCTTGTCTTTACGGCCCCGAGCGGGCCGGCGGTGGTGGCTTCGATGATTGATATAGGAGATCGGTTTCGGCTGATTGTGAATGAAGTGGATGTGGTTCAGCCGGATGAGCCTCTGCCGAAACTGCCAGTGGCGCGGGCTGTGTGGCTGCCAAAGCCGAGCCTGAAGGTTGCTGCGGCTGCGTGGATCTATGCCGGGGGAGCGCATCATACGGGCTTCAGCCAGGCCTTGACGACGGAACATATGGAGGACTTTGCGGAGATCGGAGGGATCGAGCTGATCGTTATTGATGCGGAGACTCGGCTTCGTGAGCTGCGCCGGCAACTTCGATAA
- a CDS encoding L-ribulose-5-phosphate 4-epimerase: MLLEKLREEVLEANLELVRQGLVLYTFGNASGVDREQGLVVIKPSGVAYDEMKPEHMVIADLEGKIVEGELRPSSDLDTHTLLYREFPEIGGVVHTHSEFATSFAQARLPIPALGTTHADYFYGPVPVTLPLSDEAIGGRYVHETGLAIVARFKGEGDSKAIDPMAVPACLVAGHAPFVWGKTPHDAAHNAVVLEAVARMAYRTVSLEANAIGVSQALLDRHYFRKHGRDATYGQGKSS; this comes from the coding sequence ATGTTGCTGGAGAAGCTGAGGGAAGAGGTGCTGGAGGCGAACCTGGAGCTGGTGCGTCAGGGGCTCGTTCTGTACACCTTCGGAAATGCTTCGGGCGTTGATCGGGAGCAGGGGCTTGTCGTGATCAAGCCTTCCGGCGTTGCTTACGATGAGATGAAGCCGGAGCATATGGTCATCGCCGATCTTGAAGGAAAGATCGTTGAGGGTGAGCTGCGGCCATCGTCAGATCTGGATACGCATACTCTGTTGTACCGGGAGTTCCCCGAAATCGGCGGAGTGGTGCATACGCACTCTGAGTTTGCTACGAGCTTTGCGCAGGCCAGACTTCCAATCCCTGCGCTGGGCACGACGCATGCGGATTATTTTTACGGGCCTGTCCCGGTGACGTTGCCGCTCTCGGATGAAGCGATCGGCGGCCGGTATGTTCACGAGACCGGATTGGCGATTGTAGCGCGCTTTAAGGGGGAGGGTGATTCGAAAGCGATTGATCCGATGGCAGTGCCGGCGTGCCTGGTGGCCGGCCACGCTCCGTTTGTGTGGGGGAAGACGCCGCACGATGCCGCGCACAATGCCGTGGTGCTGGAGGCGGTGGCACGCATGGCTTATCGGACGGTGTCGCTTGAAGCAAATGCGATAGGGGTTTCGCAGGCGCTGCTGGACAGGCATTATTTTCGCAAGCACGGAAGAGACGCGACGTACGGGCAGGGGAAGTCGTCATAA
- a CDS encoding alpha-L-arabinofuranosidase C-terminal domain-containing protein codes for MKCVSGFLAYTLLAGSVCVTAQTAKLTIDASVNTSPVSPTLYGLMTEEINFSYDGGLYGEMVRNRTFDAHWPRFEHWVTVTQGNAQEKFDADETGPSEALHKSLRLTIKQSSPGNEAGLANAGYWGMAVRPSTIYRGSFYAKAEGVGTARAKLVADETAATLAETTVDVKDGDWRRYSYSLKTAAGVKPGMKNHLEITFTHPGSVSFQLISLFPPTFHDRPNGNRPDLMEMLASMHPNFLRLPGGNYLEGDTVEERFNWKETVGPLIDRPTHRSPWNYQSTDGMGLLEFLEWCEDLKMDPVLAVYAGYSLKGQHVGGKELEPFIQDALDEIEYVTGDASTKWGAVRVKDGHPVPFALHYIEIGNEDEFDKSGSYEERFERFAKAIRSKYPQYKLIATTPVKSAIPDVIDDHYYLTPQEFFDLVHKYDTMDRNGPKIFVGEWATRMGSPTPNFGAALGDAAWMTSMERNSDLIVMASYAPLLTNVNPGGMQWSTDLIGYDALHCYGSPSYWAQVLFAQHLGDHTVMSEAEQVNPRFFWSATVSTNDKMLHLKLVNGSDKTQELMMDVTGAKDGPAAMNSLHAATWWDTNTISRPDVIKPIFSKVTVTPKNWRHSLTGNTIEVIDIPLQ; via the coding sequence ATGAAATGCGTCTCCGGATTTCTTGCCTACACCCTTCTGGCCGGCTCGGTTTGTGTGACGGCTCAAACCGCCAAACTTACGATAGACGCTTCGGTGAACACATCACCGGTCAGCCCCACGCTGTATGGGTTGATGACGGAGGAGATCAACTTCTCCTACGACGGAGGGCTCTATGGCGAGATGGTGCGGAACAGAACTTTCGATGCGCACTGGCCGCGCTTCGAGCATTGGGTGACAGTGACGCAAGGTAACGCGCAAGAGAAGTTCGACGCGGACGAGACTGGGCCGAGCGAGGCGCTGCACAAGAGCCTGAGGTTGACCATCAAACAGAGTTCTCCCGGGAACGAGGCGGGTTTGGCTAACGCCGGTTATTGGGGGATGGCAGTGCGGCCTTCGACGATCTATCGAGGATCTTTTTATGCGAAGGCGGAAGGGGTGGGTACCGCTCGTGCGAAGTTAGTCGCGGATGAGACGGCGGCAACGCTGGCCGAGACTACCGTGGATGTGAAGGATGGCGATTGGCGGCGGTATAGCTACAGCCTGAAGACTGCGGCGGGTGTTAAACCAGGCATGAAGAACCATCTTGAGATCACCTTCACCCATCCGGGCAGCGTTTCTTTCCAGCTGATCTCTCTGTTTCCACCGACGTTTCACGATCGCCCAAATGGCAACCGGCCGGACCTGATGGAGATGCTCGCGTCCATGCATCCGAACTTTCTACGATTGCCAGGTGGCAACTACCTCGAGGGCGATACTGTTGAAGAGCGGTTTAATTGGAAGGAAACTGTGGGTCCTCTGATTGACCGTCCGACGCACCGTAGCCCTTGGAACTATCAGTCTACCGACGGAATGGGTCTGCTTGAGTTTCTGGAGTGGTGCGAAGACTTGAAGATGGATCCGGTTCTGGCGGTCTACGCTGGATATTCCTTAAAAGGACAGCATGTGGGCGGTAAGGAGCTCGAGCCGTTCATTCAAGATGCGTTGGATGAGATTGAATATGTCACGGGGGATGCCAGCACAAAGTGGGGTGCAGTGCGGGTCAAGGATGGACATCCGGTGCCGTTCGCATTGCACTACATTGAGATTGGCAATGAAGATGAGTTCGATAAGTCGGGGAGCTACGAGGAGCGATTCGAGCGATTCGCCAAGGCGATCCGGTCGAAGTATCCGCAGTACAAGTTGATTGCGACGACCCCAGTGAAGAGCGCGATACCGGACGTTATCGACGATCACTACTATTTGACTCCGCAGGAGTTCTTCGATTTGGTTCATAAGTACGACACGATGGACCGAAACGGTCCAAAGATTTTTGTGGGCGAGTGGGCGACGCGGATGGGTTCTCCGACGCCGAATTTCGGTGCAGCACTGGGCGATGCGGCGTGGATGACAAGTATGGAGCGAAACAGCGACCTTATCGTGATGGCTAGCTATGCTCCGCTGCTGACAAATGTGAATCCGGGCGGTATGCAGTGGTCGACGGATTTGATCGGCTACGATGCGCTTCACTGTTACGGATCACCAAGCTACTGGGCTCAGGTCTTGTTTGCGCAACATCTTGGCGATCATACTGTGATGTCGGAAGCGGAACAGGTGAATCCGCGCTTCTTCTGGTCGGCAACCGTATCCACAAACGATAAGATGCTGCACCTGAAACTGGTGAATGGTTCGGACAAGACTCAGGAACTCATGATGGATGTGACAGGAGCAAAGGATGGTCCCGCGGCAATGAATTCGCTGCATGCTGCAACATGGTGGGATACAAACACCATCAGCAGGCCGGATGTTATCAAACCGATCTTTTCAAAAGTAACGGTCACCCCGAAGAACTGGAGACACAGTCTGACGGGAAATACGATTGAAGTTATCGACATTCCTCTGCAATAG